The proteins below come from a single Necator americanus strain Aroian chromosome V, whole genome shotgun sequence genomic window:
- a CDS encoding hypothetical protein (NECATOR_CHRV.G19457.T1), whose protein sequence is MYASAAMNIDSFEQLTTRIRRLRMRTCGSTPALTIFVAYTPAAGYDEDEVDTFYIDVKKFYREDYTFRKITVGYW, encoded by the coding sequence ATGTATGCAAGTGCGGCAatgaacatcgactctttcgagcAACTAACGACCCGAATCAGACGTTTACGAATGAGAACATGTGGctcaacaccagctttgactatttTCGTCGCTTACACTCCAGCAGCAGGCTACGATGAAGACGAAGTTGACACGTTCTACATAGACGTAAAGAAGTTTTACAGAGAAGATTATACGTTCCGCAAGATCACTGTTGGttattggtga